The following proteins come from a genomic window of Nicotiana tomentosiformis chromosome 12, ASM39032v3, whole genome shotgun sequence:
- the LOC138902564 gene encoding uncharacterized protein, with translation MYFDGVTHRGGAGADVVFVTSQDEVFPCSFTLTQFYSNNVAEYQALILRLELVVDMRHFQLQVFVDSSWKENKKADILAALVSSLTLPDQAQVTIFQKWLVPPPNMGENKEKKLEHLVIVYEAEKEDWRQLIIDYLSYGIISENPRRRTEIRRRASRFIYYKDALYRRSFKRVLLRCLGEDEALQALQEAHSGICGSH, from the exons atgtactttgatggtgttacacatcgcggaggagctggtgctgacgtagtatttgtcacttctcaagaTGAGGTTTTCCCTTGCTCTTTTACATTGACGCAATTCTACTCCAACAACGTTGCTGAATATCAAGCATTAAtacttaggcttgaattggttgTCGATATGAGGCATTTTCAATTGCAAGTCTTTGTTGACTCCAGTTG gaaagaaaacaagaaggctGATATTTTAGCTGCTCTAGTTTCATCGTTAACTCTCCCTGACCAAGCACAAGTTACTATATTCCAAAAATGGTTAGTACCGCCGCCAAATATGggtgaaaataaagaaaaaaaactcGAGCATCTTGTCATTGTTTATGAAGCTGAGAAGGAAGATTGGCGACAACTCATCATTGACTACTTGAGCTATGGGATAATTTCAGAAAATCCAAGGAGACGGACTGAAATCCGCCGTCGCGCATCACGTTTTATTTACTACAAGGATGCTCTATACAGAAGATCATTCAAGAGAGTACTCCtgcgatgcttaggggaagatgaagcactccaagctttgcaagaagCACATTCTGGGATATGTGGATCACATTAG